The DNA segment CCCGAAGCGCCGTGGCCAGGCCAAGGGCGGTACGACGGTCGCGTTCGGCGAGTACGGCATTCAGGCCCTCACGCCGGCGTACGTGACCAACCGCCAGATCGAGGCGGCCCGTATCGCCATGACCCGCCACATCAAGCGTGGTGGCAAGGTCTGGATCAACATCTACCCGGACCGCCCGCTCACGAAGAAGCCTGCCGAGACCCGCATGGGTTCCGGTAAGGGTTCGCCGGAGTGGTGGATCGCGA comes from the Streptomyces griseiscabiei genome and includes:
- the rplP gene encoding 50S ribosomal protein L16 — encoded protein: MLIPRRVKHRKQHHPKRRGQAKGGTTVAFGEYGIQALTPAYVTNRQIEAARIAMTRHIKRGGKVWINIYPDRPLTKKPAETRMGSGKGSPEWWIANVHPGRVMFELSYPNEKIAREALTRAAHKLPMKCRIVKREAGEA